One Solea senegalensis isolate Sse05_10M linkage group LG13, IFAPA_SoseM_1, whole genome shotgun sequence DNA segment encodes these proteins:
- the uimc1 gene encoding uncharacterized protein uimc1 isoform X2, with amino-acid sequence MTEEEMMKLAVRLSEQEASDTARRLQQEEEAVMKAIQESMVDQTSSQSRSLLTDGDTTVSLSSQRKCLRWSRRRTTTTNLNQELISTAKNRRKKKEGGVSMEGAELAHDSIGVAVDSLKVADDSLKVANDSPQVTDDSPQLADDSPQLADDSPLLADDSPLLADNSAQVSPLRNSPTFPASGCRVAVHVPRLSQNLLESCRTSGFVLFSQKSCSSSQITVQPKSPKFPRSPGETALCPNSPAFSETEPGNDGETQLSPEYLKSPTFSGNMQREMSSQQSQRQSPVRTTSCSLSPNSPVFPGSPRKTSEMDQEETHGQISSHAKDETTSHCLTQHSSTDPDGGICSNTSGHAQDVMESLRDKKAGEMELTSDMTLVWSDQDDDVITPTGYESPVFPEEWSVGQTRVNAADLNHRCPTGCPTGGPVKTGSDGSIVCQQQLSTTERELQPISSERAGPVGPTVHYYWGIPFCPRGLDPDSYTQVIITQMDVYTQTLKHSQRTLLRKAPWGPPILPPPQKSPSPESPAETAPEHNNVNARRRLRRRHKQQSDAVDTEEETEGQVDGDVCAETQMNNDDSDSTQDLTALTDAAAQLTPGRVDPPEVVMMVTDDSPQQEETDADYPSSEKMEGDADDVSPYVMNEKAELERAESERSTSPEPEAPVVFPQSSDTNVDCPMCQGSFSVTKIELHAAYCDGDVQVCLKPRRKRPRRGNRAETDETSGGRKQEKCYICHKVFPLRDYSRHTELCIHQCNTHTTGKLLSALEQTESRRSESRASGSTLHSHDVIDLRFDEDDRRGRSLLSVRSHRSRPPQKLQTTQSTSENTCN; translated from the exons ATGACGGAGGAGGAAATGATGAAGCTGGCCGTGCGTCTGAGCGAACAGGAAGCCAGTGACACGGCGCGTCGACttcagcaggaagaggaggctgtGATGAAGGCCATCCAAGAGAGC ATGGTTGACCAGACTTCATCTCAGAGTCGAAGCCTCCTCACTGATGGTGACACAACTGTCAGTCTCTCCTCTCAAAGGAAATGCTTGCgctggagcaggaggaggacaaCGACGACAAACCTGAACCAAG AGTTAATATCAACTGCAAAGAAtcggaggaagaagaaagaaggaggTGTGAGTATGGAGGGAGCTGAG CTCGCCCATGACTCGATAGGAGTTGCGGTTGACTCCTTGAAGGTCGCAGATGACTCCCTGAAGGTCGCCAATGACTCGCCGCAGGTCACCGATGACTCGCCGCAGCTCGCAGATGACTCGCCGCAGCTCGCCGATGACTCGCCACTGCTCGCCGATGACTCGCCACTGCTCGCTGATAACTCGGCGCAGGTCTCTCCTCTCCGTAATTCCCCCACCTTCCCAGCGAGTGGCTGCAGGGTGGCAGTTCACGTTCCTCGACTGAGTCAGAACCTTCTGGAATCCTGCAGGACGTCtgggtttgtgttgttttctcagaaAAGCTGCTCATCCTCACAAATCACTGTCCAACCCAAGAGCCCCAAGTTTCCCAGAAGCCCAGGTGAAACAGCATTGTGTCCTAACAGCCCCGCCTTCTCAGAGACTGAGCCTGGAAATGATGGCGAGACACAGCTGAGTCCAGAGTATTTGAAAAGTCCAACATTTAGTGGGAACATGCAGCGTGAGATGTCCTCTCAGCAGTCACAGAGACAGTCACCTGTCagaaccacttcctgttcccTTAGTCCTAACAGCCCAGTGTTCCCAGGAAGCCCCAGGAAGACCTCAGAGATGGACCAAGAAGAGACACACGGACAAATTTCATCTCACGCAAAGGATGAGACGACGAGTCACTGTCTGAcccag CACAGCAGCACTGATCCTGATGGAGGCATCTGCTCAAACACGTCAG GCCATGCACAGGATGTGATGGAGTCACTGAGAGACAAGAAAGCAGGTGAAATGGAGCTGACCAGTGACATGACGCTGGTGTGGTCAGATCAGGACGATGATGTCATCACG CCAACAGGTTATGAAAGTCCAGTTTTCCCAGAGGAGTGGTCAGTGGGTCAGACACGTGTCAACGCTGCTGACCTGAACCACAGGTGTCCTACAGGGTGTCCTACGGGGGGTCCAGTGAAGACGGGCTCAGACGGCAG CATCGTCTGTCAACAGCAGCTTTCCACCACAGAGCGAGAGCTGCAGCCAATCAGCAGTGAGAGGGCGGGGCCAGTCGGGCCAACAGTTCACTACTACTGGGGGATTCCGTTCTGTCCTCGAGGTCTGGACCCAGACTCCTACACACAG GTCATCATCACTCAGATGGACGTTTacacacagactctgaaacACAGTCAGAGGACACTGCTGAGGAAAGCACCGTGGGGCCCGCCAATCCTGCCCCCGCCCCAG aAATCTCCATCACCAGAGTCACCTGCTGAAActgcacctgaacacaacaacGTGAACGCAAG ACGACGTCTCAGACggagacacaaacagcagagcGATGCAGTGGatacagaggaggagacagaaggaCAGGTGGACGGTGACGTTTGTGCAG AAACTCAAATGAACAACGATGACAGCGACAGCACACAAGATCTGACCGCGCTCACTGACGCCGCAGCTCAG CTCACACCTGGACGTGTGGATCCTCCTGAGGTCGTGATGATGGTCACAGATGATTCTCCACAGCAGGAAGAGACGGACgctgact ATCCATCGTCTGAAAAGATGGAGGGAGACGCAGATGATGTGAGTCCATATGTGATGAACGAGAAGGCGGAGCTAGAGAGGGCAGAGTCAGAGAGGTCAACGTCTCCAGAGCCGGAAGCGCCCGTCGTCTTCCCTCAGAGTTCTGACACTAATGTGGACTGTCCCATGTGTCAGGGATCGTTCTCCGTGACAAAGATTGAGCTGCATGCGGCGTACTGCGACGGAGACGTCCAAG TTTGTTTGAAGCCGCGCAGGAAACGACCACGTAGAGGAAACCGCGCCGAAACTGACGAGACCAGCGGCGGCAG AAAACAGGAGAAATGTTACATCTGTCACAAAGTGTTTCCTCTCAGAGATTACAGTCGACACACCGAGCTGTGCATTCAtcagtgcaacacacacact ACAGGAAAGCTGCTGTCGGCTCTGGAGCAAACGGAAAGCAGACGATCAG AGAGCCGAGCGTCTGGATCCACACTTCACTCACA TGACGTTATCGACCTGCGGTTCGATGAAGATGAccggagggggaggagcttgtTATCAGTGCGATCACATCGTTCACGCCCACCTCAGAAGCTGCAGACCACCCAGTCCACTTCAGAAAACACCTGCAACTGA
- the uimc1 gene encoding uncharacterized protein uimc1 isoform X1, translating to MTEEEMMKLAVRLSEQEASDTARRLQQEEEAVMKAIQESMVDQTSSQSRSLLTDGDTTVSLSSQRKCLRWSRRRTTTTNLNQELISTAKNRRKKKEGGVSMEGAEITQLTDDSPQLAHDSIGVAVDSLKVADDSLKVANDSPQVTDDSPQLADDSPQLADDSPLLADDSPLLADNSAQVSPLRNSPTFPASGCRVAVHVPRLSQNLLESCRTSGFVLFSQKSCSSSQITVQPKSPKFPRSPGETALCPNSPAFSETEPGNDGETQLSPEYLKSPTFSGNMQREMSSQQSQRQSPVRTTSCSLSPNSPVFPGSPRKTSEMDQEETHGQISSHAKDETTSHCLTQHSSTDPDGGICSNTSGHAQDVMESLRDKKAGEMELTSDMTLVWSDQDDDVITPTGYESPVFPEEWSVGQTRVNAADLNHRCPTGCPTGGPVKTGSDGSIVCQQQLSTTERELQPISSERAGPVGPTVHYYWGIPFCPRGLDPDSYTQVIITQMDVYTQTLKHSQRTLLRKAPWGPPILPPPQKSPSPESPAETAPEHNNVNARRRLRRRHKQQSDAVDTEEETEGQVDGDVCAETQMNNDDSDSTQDLTALTDAAAQLTPGRVDPPEVVMMVTDDSPQQEETDADYPSSEKMEGDADDVSPYVMNEKAELERAESERSTSPEPEAPVVFPQSSDTNVDCPMCQGSFSVTKIELHAAYCDGDVQVCLKPRRKRPRRGNRAETDETSGGRKQEKCYICHKVFPLRDYSRHTELCIHQCNTHTTGKLLSALEQTESRRSESRASGSTLHSHDVIDLRFDEDDRRGRSLLSVRSHRSRPPQKLQTTQSTSENTCN from the exons ATGACGGAGGAGGAAATGATGAAGCTGGCCGTGCGTCTGAGCGAACAGGAAGCCAGTGACACGGCGCGTCGACttcagcaggaagaggaggctgtGATGAAGGCCATCCAAGAGAGC ATGGTTGACCAGACTTCATCTCAGAGTCGAAGCCTCCTCACTGATGGTGACACAACTGTCAGTCTCTCCTCTCAAAGGAAATGCTTGCgctggagcaggaggaggacaaCGACGACAAACCTGAACCAAG AGTTAATATCAACTGCAAAGAAtcggaggaagaagaaagaaggaggTGTGAGTATGGAGGGAGCTGAG ATAACACAGCTCACCGATGACTCGCCGCAGCTCGCCCATGACTCGATAGGAGTTGCGGTTGACTCCTTGAAGGTCGCAGATGACTCCCTGAAGGTCGCCAATGACTCGCCGCAGGTCACCGATGACTCGCCGCAGCTCGCAGATGACTCGCCGCAGCTCGCCGATGACTCGCCACTGCTCGCCGATGACTCGCCACTGCTCGCTGATAACTCGGCGCAGGTCTCTCCTCTCCGTAATTCCCCCACCTTCCCAGCGAGTGGCTGCAGGGTGGCAGTTCACGTTCCTCGACTGAGTCAGAACCTTCTGGAATCCTGCAGGACGTCtgggtttgtgttgttttctcagaaAAGCTGCTCATCCTCACAAATCACTGTCCAACCCAAGAGCCCCAAGTTTCCCAGAAGCCCAGGTGAAACAGCATTGTGTCCTAACAGCCCCGCCTTCTCAGAGACTGAGCCTGGAAATGATGGCGAGACACAGCTGAGTCCAGAGTATTTGAAAAGTCCAACATTTAGTGGGAACATGCAGCGTGAGATGTCCTCTCAGCAGTCACAGAGACAGTCACCTGTCagaaccacttcctgttcccTTAGTCCTAACAGCCCAGTGTTCCCAGGAAGCCCCAGGAAGACCTCAGAGATGGACCAAGAAGAGACACACGGACAAATTTCATCTCACGCAAAGGATGAGACGACGAGTCACTGTCTGAcccag CACAGCAGCACTGATCCTGATGGAGGCATCTGCTCAAACACGTCAG GCCATGCACAGGATGTGATGGAGTCACTGAGAGACAAGAAAGCAGGTGAAATGGAGCTGACCAGTGACATGACGCTGGTGTGGTCAGATCAGGACGATGATGTCATCACG CCAACAGGTTATGAAAGTCCAGTTTTCCCAGAGGAGTGGTCAGTGGGTCAGACACGTGTCAACGCTGCTGACCTGAACCACAGGTGTCCTACAGGGTGTCCTACGGGGGGTCCAGTGAAGACGGGCTCAGACGGCAG CATCGTCTGTCAACAGCAGCTTTCCACCACAGAGCGAGAGCTGCAGCCAATCAGCAGTGAGAGGGCGGGGCCAGTCGGGCCAACAGTTCACTACTACTGGGGGATTCCGTTCTGTCCTCGAGGTCTGGACCCAGACTCCTACACACAG GTCATCATCACTCAGATGGACGTTTacacacagactctgaaacACAGTCAGAGGACACTGCTGAGGAAAGCACCGTGGGGCCCGCCAATCCTGCCCCCGCCCCAG aAATCTCCATCACCAGAGTCACCTGCTGAAActgcacctgaacacaacaacGTGAACGCAAG ACGACGTCTCAGACggagacacaaacagcagagcGATGCAGTGGatacagaggaggagacagaaggaCAGGTGGACGGTGACGTTTGTGCAG AAACTCAAATGAACAACGATGACAGCGACAGCACACAAGATCTGACCGCGCTCACTGACGCCGCAGCTCAG CTCACACCTGGACGTGTGGATCCTCCTGAGGTCGTGATGATGGTCACAGATGATTCTCCACAGCAGGAAGAGACGGACgctgact ATCCATCGTCTGAAAAGATGGAGGGAGACGCAGATGATGTGAGTCCATATGTGATGAACGAGAAGGCGGAGCTAGAGAGGGCAGAGTCAGAGAGGTCAACGTCTCCAGAGCCGGAAGCGCCCGTCGTCTTCCCTCAGAGTTCTGACACTAATGTGGACTGTCCCATGTGTCAGGGATCGTTCTCCGTGACAAAGATTGAGCTGCATGCGGCGTACTGCGACGGAGACGTCCAAG TTTGTTTGAAGCCGCGCAGGAAACGACCACGTAGAGGAAACCGCGCCGAAACTGACGAGACCAGCGGCGGCAG AAAACAGGAGAAATGTTACATCTGTCACAAAGTGTTTCCTCTCAGAGATTACAGTCGACACACCGAGCTGTGCATTCAtcagtgcaacacacacact ACAGGAAAGCTGCTGTCGGCTCTGGAGCAAACGGAAAGCAGACGATCAG AGAGCCGAGCGTCTGGATCCACACTTCACTCACA TGACGTTATCGACCTGCGGTTCGATGAAGATGAccggagggggaggagcttgtTATCAGTGCGATCACATCGTTCACGCCCACCTCAGAAGCTGCAGACCACCCAGTCCACTTCAGAAAACACCTGCAACTGA